The Fusarium oxysporum f. sp. lycopersici 4287 chromosome 6, whole genome shotgun sequence DNA segment CTTTGGCCTGCGAGACGCTGAGCGCAGCTTGGCCTCTATAGGAGCCTTTGTGGCCCGTTGGCTGCTAATATGATTGCCGACAGGGTAATCATTAAAGTCATTGCTTTCGGGGCTGCTGGCTTCGGATGGTCGAGCCAAGATTCTCTTCTGATCCAGTTCTGGCCAGGTCGCGGCAGTACCCAACTCAGAACTCTGTGACCCTATCGGATGGCTGTACAGAGCGACGAACTCGTCGTTATCCCCAGCGGGGATATTAAAGGGGAAACTGGGCTCTGATGCGAAGTGATCAGCCGGAGAAATGGTGGGCGATGGTTGAAATGAGGCTATGTTTGGAACTGGGGAAACTATTGGGAGATCATATAGGGCTATCCCGCATGAAAGATCGGCGAAGATATTGTCTTAGATATGTGAGTGTCTTGCATGTTGGGACCAGGCGAACTTCTCACCCTGACTGAATTTATCCAGGAAGTAGTCAATTGGTTGCTATGAGGTGTCAGTACTGAATGCCACAAGGAATGTTGGATGTCAAGAGATCAAAAAAGGTATTTGGCCATATTGACAAACAAGTAATGGTGGAATTAAATTAAATGTTACCTGTGGGTGCCTAAGGGTCGTTGGTTTCGTTTACCTACCTCAGGTCGGCTCTCCCTTCTGTCCCAAGGAAGCTCGTGTGGGTCAGTGATGGTATCGGTACTTACTACCATGTTGTAATTGGCTGTCTGTAGGGTTCTCAATTGCCGCGGGCGGTATAATAACCAAGAGCTGGAGTGGTACAATAACACTATAGGACAGACACCTGGTACTGGTGATTCTTTCTTATGCCGAAATCCAACATTCTCGTTGTACGCGTACTGTGTTATCCTCACCTAGACTATACCTCAGCTTAGGTCTAAATCTGATCTTGACTCCTCCCTTTGGCCGGCGAAAGCCCTTTCTTTGCTTATCCTGCCCCTCACTTGACTCCTTATGTCTGATGATAATTGTGGGGCCTTAAAAGCCCCACTTCAACCCCTTGGGTTGGATTGACATGTGGTTTAGTGATACATAAGTCGACCTTTAAGTACTATCTGGGACGCAATTGGCCTTTTGTTTCGAAGTAGTGGAATGGTATTTCCAGTCAACTCTGGTTAAAAGACGGGACATGATGTCTTGAACCACTCACTCAGCCCATATATGAATGCCACGTATCAGTTAGCGTCGATCTGTTGCAGTAGTGTCGCTCTCGACCAATACAACCCACTATGGTTGAGCTGGCGTGAATAATGATTTAATCATAGGACGCAGCTCTGATGATACAGTACATAAACCTCAGATTCCTTTTTCCTAACACTGGCAATAAGAGTAATATTATACTTGGCACACTGTGTTAGAGTTGGTTCATGTGATGCATAAACTAAATACGATATGTGATTGTCACCCTTATTTGCCCCTCATATTACATTTAAGGTTTTCAACTTCCGTAACTACATGACCGTCGAAGATTGGATCCACGCCGTGGAAATATGGGGAAAAATCCATATCTCATCTGAGTGATAATATTCCCAAGGCCATGACCTATCTGGTGCCACTGTCACGCCGCCATGTTTTGGAGCCCAAAAGAACCCAGAAGAAACCCCCGTCGATCACTGGTGCTGCTGTCACTGTCATGCGGCCGCGGGGCTGTGGTTGTGAATGTGGTGTCTGTACCCCAATTCTCGGAAGAGAACGCTTGCTTTGTCAACTTATCCACTGCTTTATACGCCTGTTTCGCAATGTACTGTTGAATCAGAGTACATTCGCATTCGCCATGCCTCAGAATTTCGAATTTGAGTTGGGAAACCTCCTGCTGAAGGTCGCTATAGCAAGAAGAAAGTAGTCGATGTCGATCTTGCAATTCTTCCATCCGAGAGGTCAACTCGTTTGCTTGATCCTGTTTGCGATCACGACATTTGGCAGCCGCCCTCCGGTTTCGTTCCCGAACTTTCATATGTTGTTCGCTCTTGGCATCATCCAgctctgttcttctctcCCGACAATTTCTTTTCTCGCATAGCAACCTCCTGCTTACAGACTGCTTCCCAgcctttcttctctttggtgGCTCTGGTGTCGATTGGTATCTGGTAAAATCTGATGTAGTGAAGGGCTCTAGGCTTTCTTGATCATTATCACGATTCCTAATAGAGCTTTGTGTGTCCTCCTTGGTTGTGGTGGTCTGTGATGTGGGAAAGCTGAATCCAGCTGACTGCTGGTTTTTGGAAGATATGGGCGATAGTTGAGTAGTGCCGAAGCTCGGATCATCCATCCAGCCACCAGCCATTTCATCATGGAAGTAATGCTCTGAAGTTGGGGTTGGAAGAGACGGAGTTTGAGAACTCGACGAGTTTGTTGGGAAGGATTGATTAGAGGAACTCATCCAATGCCATGAAATGAGGTATTCGGGCAAGTCCTGCCAGGCAAGATCAAAGAAATATTGAGTATCAATAGGTGTATTACTTTCAATTAAATAATCAGTTGGGAAGTAGTTGTTTTCTGCTAGGGTTTCCGCAAAAGCCATAATTCGTACGTGATGGAATTTTTCCTCGACCTGTTGTCAATTTATTCCGTGAATTAATGTGTGACACTCGGTGGTTACAAATTGAGTGGTTAGACGTGATGAAGTGTGCACAGGGATTCGAATTAAACCAGTCGTGGGTCGAAAACAATAACTTATGACAAAGAAGACTTGCCTTTGGCATATAATACGTCTCCTCTCAGTTGGTCTCATCCAGAGTATGTGGGGGGCTGTTAAAAATCGCCAAAAAGCCCTCTAGCCAAAGTAACATCAGGTAATATCAGTGATGCTCGACTGAAGGCAAGGGGCCGAGTCAGCCTAGTCATTCGCTTTCACAAATGTCTCTTTGAAGCCATTTAAAGTTTGAAACACTCGAATGGTGTTATTTACTTAGGCCTTGAGGTGTCTGTTTTCGTTACGATGCATGGACCCTTCAGCTTTTGGAGCTAAAAATGGTGGAGTACGTCACGCACTGCATCGTTATTACTGTTCGGCACCAGAGGACTGTAAGGCTCAACTTCGCATACATGATACCTTTGGCTTTGAAAGAACGATTGGTCTGTGAGAATCATGAGTTGAGGTGTTTCAAGATCAAATGGTGGTGATCTGATGTGCTCGCAACACCTTCTGTTGGGTTGATGCGCATGCATCGATGAATCAACAGACTCACCAAGTGCCATGTGATATTGGGTCGTTACATTGGGACTAGACTTTCTATTGCTCCTAGTACGCGAAATCATACGAGCCCCATTTTGCGCCGGAGGTCTCGGTGAGGCGCCAAGGAGATATGATTATGATCTGACGTAGCATGTTCGCGTGGACTCGACTCCAACACTGGAGCCGACTTTGAGGGTCTCTGGCCAGGTAATAAGTCAAGTTGTGCGTAAGCTTTTAGTTTATCGGCCGCACCAACACCTGCAAGCCACAGACCTGGCTGACTGGATCCATTCGGAGAGTCAGACTAGTGTTCCATTTATCCCAAGAATAGAATAGGATTGATCGTGAGTCAATATATCTTCTAAATCCACCGTGAAGTTGATATCAGAGATATTATCCCAATATTCCTGGCCATATATAACATCGCACagaaaagaacaaagagtTTGAGCCAAGCCCATCCAATTCAGAGAGCCCGATGCCGAAAACGAACTTGTTGTAACCTTGCCCTCCTTTATGCTTTCCCTCACGATAATGCGGAGCTGAAGATTCTGAGACTGTCTTCCAATAATCCCGCGTAAAATGGCAGATAATGGACTGTTGGAAGGCCATGTTGGCAATTATAACAAAACCAAATATAGCCATGCGACGACTTGAAAAATAATCTTTCGACTCTGACCAGCATCGACCTTCGGGTCTTGCCGTTTTGGGGGAGTCTGGGTGCAAATATCTCCCCCACCGAGGCGACTTGGCCGCTTGAATCCTGGCTTTGTACTGATCGATATACGATGCAGTTTTTCCAACCATGAGTGGCTTGTCAACCCTTGAGAAGTAACAGACTTGATCCTATTCAGGGTCGAAATAGACAGACTTGGATGAAGCATGCTTTTCCGGGCTACAGCGATGATCAAATAGACGTAGAGCCGGACGTGGCTGATGCtatatccttcttctttgaaGATCTCTCAGATGTGATAATTGCAGTGCAACTCGACGCTGTGGTTGACGAAGAACCATTCAAGTGTAATGTTCAATTCAGACGTCCATGTTGTGAGTCGTCCTGGGGTTTCTTTTTACGAAGTGGTTTGCTAAACTGGCCTCCATTGGTTGACATACAGCGTCAACTACTGTAGAGAGGCAAGAATAGATACGAGAAGAATAAACAAATAAACATGGAACGACCAGGCGCTTAATCCTAAGCCATCTCACCTCGCGAATAATCAGCAAGAGGAATAATCAGTGAGGGGATCGTACTCTCCATGAGCCAGGGAAGTGCAATATCATCGGATCTACTGGGAATAAAAAGGTGAGAAATTAGCATCTTGGCTAGTAAATGTTGATTGGATTTTCCTATGATCGAGAAGCCGGACCCCTTAGCGTGGTTGGTGATTCAATACAGGCCTAAAAGCCCTTTTCGATGAAAGCCTCACAGTTGCGCAATGGGGATGGTTATTGCTTGAGGCATAAATAGGCGAGAATCGAGCGGTAGAGCTTGTTTGAAGGTATTATGTCATACCAGAATGTGCAAGGCATAACATTTCTATTTTTTATATCTCCTGAGAGGTCGTCCGGGCTGGAGGTTTATGACGTCTCAGGAGATATGTGATCGCAATCTATCTCACAGAAGCATCCTATTGTTATGAGATCATACACTCTGCCCAATCACCCGTTCGGCTTATATCCCTACCAAATGGAGTAGATGCGTTCCTGACCCTTACACCATATGTATAGAGGGTATGTTCTAGCCCTTGTTAATTCTTTAGAACAGTGCAATATTATCCCTGCGACAATCCACGCTACTTCGGTTGCTAAAGAACTCACTCAGCCCAGATGTAACACAGTGCAGTTAATACATCTAAAACGTAACCAGTTTGCCTTTCCAAAAGTATTCTCCCATAGAGTTGTCAAAAGTTCTTCGCTTTATTCTAGACCCAATGAAGGAGGCAGTTTTGGTGGTTGTAACCTCATAGATACTTTGAATAGAACTCTACATGATCTGGCTGTGCTATTAACTCTTATGCAACACGTTCATGTTTTGAGGCCCAATGATATTGCGTCGACCTCTCGGCGACTTCCCGTTTTATCACGGCATCAGCAATCGTTGTAGAATGGGGTTAGAGAGCCACCACAACCGTTTCGGTGAACAGAGATAAATTCTCAAACCACTTTGTTAGCTTTAACTCGCCCAAACTCACACAGCCAACTTTATTATAGCCTTGGTGAATCTTTACTCTCAAGGCTACATATCTACATTGACTCTTCCATTTAGACAACCCTCTTATCTAACCCCACCTCTCTCCGTTTTTCTCCTGTAACAGCTGTAGACCGTAGGTAAGCTGCGAAGACCATTGATAATGACATGTTACCGCCGTTGAACAATTCTCAGATCAGGAGCTACGCTGCGAGAAACCAAGGCAATGCAAGCAAACTATGAAAGTAATCCGctataaaatataaaatcGAAGCAGTTTAGTAAAGTAAGAATAACTCACGCCATTAAATCAAATGAACTATGTTTGTTCCTTACATTCTCACGCCCAGCCTCTTCCATTTCTATAGCCATGCTTTAAACAgcatttttctttttttttaaggGTGGATATTTCGCATCGTTATAAACAGTTAAAGTCGCATAGCAATTGCCCTCAAGATTATCTGATGGCCCCGAATAAAAACAACTTTCTTCTCAAATAGTACCATTACAATGACAAGGTTTTCATGCCGTCCCCTTACTGTAAGTCATTCTCCTTGTATGCATTATGATACATGCTAGCCATCCTGTTTCATATTCAGTATAAACTCAATCTTTCCTTCTAACTCGAGGATCCGATTCCTTGCCATATCCAATACTTGCCCTCTGCTAAGAACCTGGCCAAGGCTGGCTGCCGTGTCCCTGCCAGCAAGGCTACGCCCCTGTGCCGCTGGCAGAACTGCGAGAAGCCTTTCAAACTGTGTCTTAAGACGGGCACGGTAGTGTTTCTCAACAAGGTTATGGCATTCTCGGGCGCGCAACTGATTGCTTGGAGTTGCGCTACGACGCTTGCGGTTTTTTGATTTGTGTGATGCTGGTCGAAGTTCAAGTTCACCGTTGGGAGCAGGAAGTGAAATATTCTTGCTGGGGGCCTGTTGATTCGATGGGTTGCTCTCCTCATGAGGACTCAAGGGCCCACATGTCGCCCCCCTCGGCGTTCCTGTGTTGGTATCAGGACAAATATAATCAAGGCTCGTCTCAAGTCTCGGTTGGCAGGCCATAGAGAGATCGGCTTCCAGCAAATCAGAAAGTCCAGATGACCCGAATGTGTTGGTAAAATGCTCAGAAGCCAAATACTCATTCATATTCGATATATGATTCTTGATAGTGGCTGTTGTTATGACCTTGTAAGTTAAGTAATGGCTCTATCTGTTAGTGTGGAATCAACTCACCCTGCTCCAATGAGCAATCAGGAGGCATCTGTAGACAATTATCAGTGCACTGGCCATTTAAAGTTAGATTAGGCGAATGTGTAATGCCTAGATATTACTCTCTAAGGCCGATCGTAAATAGCGGTCTGTGAGAAACTTACTTGAAACTGCGATTCGTCATACCCTCTGGCAAGGGTGTCAAGGGTGCCATCAACCTCCATGACAGCCATTTGGGCGTTAGGCCAGTGGTTTAAGTCGGTTGGAAATTTTAATGAATCTTTCAAAAGGAATATCAGATGATTTACAATGTTGTATTGCAACACTTTACGATATCATCCAGGAGCAACTTACCTTATACAAATGAATATAACCATTCTATCTTATGGCTTACTCTCAACGGGAATTTCAGGGCCAATAACGGACTACATATCAACATAGTGGCGAATCGTATGTCCTATCGACTGATGTGAGCAAGTCCAGATCGATCGTATGTCTTAACAGCCGGGCACCTCCACGTCTCTAGAGTTTCATCCACCTATTGATTAGTT contains these protein-coding regions:
- a CDS encoding hypothetical protein (At least one base has a quality score < 10) encodes the protein MVVSTDTITDPHELPWDRRESRPEVDNIFADLSCGIALYDLPIVSPVPNIASFQPSPTISPADHFASEPSFPFNIPAGDNDEFVALYSHPIGSQSSELGTAATWPELDQKRILARPSEASSPESNDFNDYPVGNHISSQRATKAPIEAKLRSASRRPKRFRRKPPLPPNIQQARECHNNVDKQYRTRLKLRFESLLMAIHGSRPKNDNVGGDDSMDADHCYSRGEVLDAARQRILTMEEENKRLSTRIQVLSKSPRIN